CCTGGAGCGCGGCCGCGAACGGTTTCTACAACGGGATGCTTGCCCAGACGCGGGACGTATTGGCCTTCCGTATGATGCTCGACGCGAAGGGGAATCAAATACTCACGGGCGAAATGTGCCACGCACTCCGCGACATCTTCGGGAACCCGTTTCGATCCGTGAGGTTTTCGCCCGAGTGGCGCACGAATACCGCGCTGGCCCTCGCCGAGCAGATATACGCGGCGCGCGACTTCAGCGCGATGCCGGTCTTTGCGGACGCTCTTCAAGACGCCGGTTGCGACAACGATGATATCTTGAACCACTGTCGCAGCGCGAATCAGGTTCACGCGCGCGGGTGCTGGGTCGTCGATCTCGTGATGAGTAGGGAATGAGCACGGTGCGGTCGCGCTCATACAACGACAGCACGAATCCTCTTCCGCTGGAGTTCGGTCATGCAATTCGGTAAGGTGCGGCGCGCGGGCCAGGAGACGGTTGTAGTGGTCGAGCACGGGCTGGCGCGCCCGCTCGATATGGGGCGTAACCCCGCGATTAAGACGCTCGCGGATCTGCTCAACACCCCGGACCCGGTCAAGACCGCTAGCGAATTGCTCGACTCGCTGGCCACCGCGGACCGGCTCGAAGGCACCACGTTTCGCGCACCAATCGATCAACAGGAAGTGTGGGCGGCCGGCGTCACCTACAAGCGGAGCAAGATCGCCCGCGAAGAGGAATCGGTGGGTGCGGCGCAGTTCTACGACAAGGTCTACTCCGCCCCGCGCCCCGAACTGTTCCTCAAAGCGACCCCGGCGCGGGTCGTTCACCCGGGGCAGCCGGTGCGCATCCGCGGTGACGCGACCTGGAGCGTTCCCGAGCCGGAACTCGCGCTGGTGATCTCGCCCGCGGGGAAGATCGTCGGGTTCACGGTCGGCAACGACATGAGTTCGCGCGACATTGAGGGCGAGAACCCGCTGTACCTGCCGCAAGCGAAAATCTACAAGGGTTCGTGCTCGATCGGGCCGCTCGTTACGCCCGTCGGCCACATGCCGGAGCTCCCCGTGGTGGAGATCCGATTGCTCATCATGCGGGGGAAGAAGATCGCGTTCGAGGGGACGACGACGCTCGCACAAATGGCCCGCACCGTCGAGAGCCTCGCGGAGTGGCTGTTCAAGGAGAACGAGTTCCCGAACGGTGCGATCCTACTCACCGGCACCGGGATCGTGCCGCCCGACGAATTCACGCTCCAGTCGGGCGACGACGTGAGCATCACCATCAGCGGCATCGGCACGCTGCAAAACCCGGTCGCGTGAGGAGCGGTATCACGGACTTGTTTAGGCACCGGTTGCGAGCGAGAATTCGGTAACGTCCCGCAAGCGATCGATTTCGGTCGCCCGGCGGGCTGCGTCCCAGCCGAGGCTATCGCCCATCCAGTCGGTGACCTGCGTAATGAGGGCGGTGCGATCGGGGTGGTAGTAGAGCCAGGACGTGCGCCGGACCAACACGTCGTCCAGGTGAACCGCCCACTCGTTTTGGCAACAGTCCCGAACGACGTCCGGATCGACCGGCGGCGGGAGTACGCCGCTGTGCTCCGGGCGCGCGAGTGGCACTTTGGCCGTGAGCGATCGCAGCAGCCGCGTACCCAGGAACCGGCCCACTTGGTTTACTGTCTGCTCGCCCATGAGCCGGTACGTGGTCAACTTTCCCCCAACCACATCGAACCACCCCGGCTCGGCCATTCGGATCGCGTGCCCGCGCGACGTGTCTGATGGGGCGCCGGGTCGGGACTTGGCCGGGGCCACAAGCGGGCGCACGCCGGCCCAGGTCGCGATCACGTCCCCGGGAGTGATGCGGGTTTCGGGGAACGCGCCGTTTACGACTCCAAGCACGTATTCGATGTCAACCGCTTCGGTGCGGACCGCGCCCGGATCTCCGGAGTAGTCCGTGTCCGTGGTTCCCAGGATGACGCGCTCGCCCCACGGGATCACGAATAGAATACGGTCCCCCTCGGGGAGCACGACCGCATCGTTCACCGGGAGCCGTGTTCGATCGATGACGAGGTGGACGCCCTTGGTGAGCCGGAGTCGCACTTCGCTGTGCGGCAGTCCGGGTGCCCAGGCGCCGGTCGCGTTGACTACTGTGCGTGCTTGTACCTCAGCCCGTGCCCCATTCAAGCGATCCTGAATGACGCATCGCCATGCGCTGTCAACCAACTCGCCGGACACATAAGCTGTGTAGTTCATTACGCTTGTGCCTACTTCGCCCGCGGACCGCAGGGTGTCGAGGACGAGGCGAGAATCGTTCGTGAGGGCATCGAAGTACCGCACAGCGCCGTTCAGCCCGGTGGTGCGAAGCCCGGGAATTTGCTCGCGTACTGCGTCCGGGCCGAGTGTCGATGAGTGCCCAAGGTTGTGTCCGCCGCACAGCAGGTCGTAGATGCGGACCCCCAGGGACAACTTCCACCGGGACCAACCGGCCCCGCGCCACGCTGGGAACAC
This region of Gemmata massiliana genomic DNA includes:
- a CDS encoding fumarylacetoacetate hydrolase family protein is translated as MQFGKVRRAGQETVVVVEHGLARPLDMGRNPAIKTLADLLNTPDPVKTASELLDSLATADRLEGTTFRAPIDQQEVWAAGVTYKRSKIAREEESVGAAQFYDKVYSAPRPELFLKATPARVVHPGQPVRIRGDATWSVPEPELALVISPAGKIVGFTVGNDMSSRDIEGENPLYLPQAKIYKGSCSIGPLVTPVGHMPELPVVEIRLLIMRGKKIAFEGTTTLAQMARTVESLAEWLFKENEFPNGAILLTGTGIVPPDEFTLQSGDDVSITISGIGTLQNPVA
- a CDS encoding glycerol-3-phosphate dehydrogenase/oxidase, translating into MPDEAPTSDRLKALGNGRFDVLVIGGGIVGAGVARDAAARGLKTLLVEQADFASGTSSRSSRLLHGGLRYLAQGRIGLVREASAEKMLLSRLAPHLCEPLPFVFPAWRGAGWSRWKLSLGVRIYDLLCGGHNLGHSSTLGPDAVREQIPGLRTTGLNGAVRYFDALTNDSRLVLDTLRSAGEVGTSVMNYTAYVSGELVDSAWRCVIQDRLNGARAEVQARTVVNATGAWAPGLPHSEVRLRLTKGVHLVIDRTRLPVNDAVVLPEGDRILFVIPWGERVILGTTDTDYSGDPGAVRTEAVDIEYVLGVVNGAFPETRITPGDVIATWAGVRPLVAPAKSRPGAPSDTSRGHAIRMAEPGWFDVVGGKLTTYRLMGEQTVNQVGRFLGTRLLRSLTAKVPLARPEHSGVLPPPVDPDVVRDCCQNEWAVHLDDVLVRRTSWLYYHPDRTALITQVTDWMGDSLGWDAARRATEIDRLRDVTEFSLATGA